A single genomic interval of Eurosta solidaginis isolate ZX-2024a chromosome 3, ASM4086904v1, whole genome shotgun sequence harbors:
- the LOC137244106 gene encoding fructose-bisphosphate aldolase isoform X2 → MYLLENLEFLDVSNNQLRELPKTIGYMDRLQRLNVSGNELTELPAVFQNFALRFLLQIGKQFRASCLKFNMATYYTYPSRSLVDEMHQIAKELTAPAHGILITDDAPSQLDKQMEMFGLECCEGMRIAYRSMLFSTKDTLKEYVSGVAVHPEVLDQTTPNGCALHCQLRRKDILVGVTVDKGLVPLLCTYGEYTTQGLDELAGRCEMYKDCGCDYTMWRAQYNVSEFTPSYLAILENANTLAKFAAISQSKRMLPVIEVDIIPEEDSDLERLEKVTETVLVSVYKALFDHHVSLEATMLKVPALRPGPKCEKRNSPGQISRTTLRLLRHAVPLSVAGIILHVDGKTQDKSLCQLNALANDPSPKPWPLTFCIDSLMQASLIMTWAGQDKNVEKTQEDLLKLFHAFSQASQGSYIPGSMKSLVDQCYCKKALKNLKLTPPPLPNDCMKYYEICRLPTALAMASKTDKNIESSTPASAVDELSEPTAEVKVEDPSTSIAEAEVKEEEQSSTPVEDSGANEASPNDSAQKSES, encoded by the exons ATGTATTTGTTAGAGAATCTGGAATTTCTCGATGTGTCTAATAATCAATTACGTGAACTTCCgaagactattggctatatggaCCGTTTACAACGTCTCAATGTGAGTGGAAACGAACTGACAGAGCTGCCAGCTG tttttcaaaattttgcgcTGAGATTTTTATTGCAAATTGGCAAGCAGTTCAGGGCCAGCTGCCTCAAATTCAATATGGCCACATATTATACTTATCCTTCGCGCAGCCTAGTAGACGAAATGCACCAAATTGCAAAAGAACTAACAGCACCTGCTCATGGGATTCTCATAACAGACGACGCCCCAAGTCAGTTGGATAAACAAATGGAAATGTTTGGCTTGGAATGCTGTGAAGGGATGCGTATTGCATACCGTAGCATGTTATTCTCCACTAAAGATACACTTAAGGAATATGTTTCTGGTGTAGCAGTGCATCCAGAAGTTTTAGATCAGACAACACCTAACGGTTGTGCGCTGCACTGTCAATTACGTAGAAAAGATATACTGGTAGGCGTAACAGTCGATAAGGGTCTAGTTCCCCTGCTGTGTACCTACGGAGAGTACACCACTCAAGGACTGGATGAATTGGCTGGACGTTGCGAAATGTATAAAGATTGTGGTTGTGATTACACCATGTGGAGAGCGCAGTATAATGTTAGCGAGTTTACGCCATCCTATTTAGCCATACTTGAAAATGCAAACACATTAGCTAAATTTGCGGCCATCTCACAATCTAAACGCATGCTGCCCGTTATAGAggtagatataataccggaagAGGATAGCGATTTGGAACGTTTAGAGAAAGTGACTGAAACAGTCTTAGTGTCGGTTTATAAAGCACTTTTCGATCATCATGTTAGTTTGGAAGCGACGATGTTAAAAGTACCCGCGCTACGTCCGGGACCAAAGTGCGAGAAACGCAATTCGCCTGGGCAGATTTCTAGAACCACCTTACGCTTATTAAGGCATGCTGTGCCTCTTTCTGTTGCTG GCATAATTTTGCATGTGGATGGCAAAACCCAAGATAAAAGTTTATGTCAATTAAATGCTTTAGCTAATGATCCATCACCAAAGCCGTGGCCCTTAACATTTTGTATCGATAGCTTAATGCAAGCTTCGTTAATTATGACATGGGCGGGGCAGGATAAAAATGTGGAAAAAACCCAAGAAGATCTTTTGAAGTTATTTCATGCTTTCTCACAAGCTTCTCAAGGGTCATATATCCCAGGCTCAATGAAATCACTAGTCGATCAATGTTACTGCAAAAAggctttgaaaaatttaaaattaacacCGCCACCTCTACCAAATGATTGCATGAAATACTATGAAATTTGTCGCCTGCCTACTGCATTGGCTATGGCGTCGAAAACTGATAAAAACATTGAGTCATCGACACCCGCATCTGCGGTTGATGAGTTATCAGAACCCACCGCTGAGGTAAAGGTCGAAGATCCATCAACATCCATAGCTGAGGCAGAAGTTAAAGAAGAAGAACAATCTTCCACGCCAGTAGAAGACTCTGGTGCAAATGAAGCCTCACCAAATGACTCAGCTCAAAAGTCGGAATCGTAG
- the LOC137244106 gene encoding fructose-bisphosphate aldolase isoform X1, producing MNKTTLHWSYLNFKDVPMDLYLYEDLEEVYLKENFITTIPKWLLNVTTLKFIHLAGNNLNAIPEEMYLLENLEFLDVSNNQLRELPKTIGYMDRLQRLNVSGNELTELPAVFQNFALRFLLQIGKQFRASCLKFNMATYYTYPSRSLVDEMHQIAKELTAPAHGILITDDAPSQLDKQMEMFGLECCEGMRIAYRSMLFSTKDTLKEYVSGVAVHPEVLDQTTPNGCALHCQLRRKDILVGVTVDKGLVPLLCTYGEYTTQGLDELAGRCEMYKDCGCDYTMWRAQYNVSEFTPSYLAILENANTLAKFAAISQSKRMLPVIEVDIIPEEDSDLERLEKVTETVLVSVYKALFDHHVSLEATMLKVPALRPGPKCEKRNSPGQISRTTLRLLRHAVPLSVAGIILHVDGKTQDKSLCQLNALANDPSPKPWPLTFCIDSLMQASLIMTWAGQDKNVEKTQEDLLKLFHAFSQASQGSYIPGSMKSLVDQCYCKKALKNLKLTPPPLPNDCMKYYEICRLPTALAMASKTDKNIESSTPASAVDELSEPTAEVKVEDPSTSIAEAEVKEEEQSSTPVEDSGANEASPNDSAQKSES from the exons ATGAATAAAACGACACTGCATTGGAGTTACCTTAATTTCAAGGATGTACCCATGGACTTATATCTTTACGAAGATCTCGAAGAG GTTTACCTGAAGGAGAATTTCATCACAACCATTCCCAAATGGTTGCTAAACGTTACAACCTTAAAGTTCATACACTTGGCTGGAAATAATCTTAATGCGATTCCTGAAGAAATGTATTTGTTAGAGAATCTGGAATTTCTCGATGTGTCTAATAATCAATTACGTGAACTTCCgaagactattggctatatggaCCGTTTACAACGTCTCAATGTGAGTGGAAACGAACTGACAGAGCTGCCAGCTG tttttcaaaattttgcgcTGAGATTTTTATTGCAAATTGGCAAGCAGTTCAGGGCCAGCTGCCTCAAATTCAATATGGCCACATATTATACTTATCCTTCGCGCAGCCTAGTAGACGAAATGCACCAAATTGCAAAAGAACTAACAGCACCTGCTCATGGGATTCTCATAACAGACGACGCCCCAAGTCAGTTGGATAAACAAATGGAAATGTTTGGCTTGGAATGCTGTGAAGGGATGCGTATTGCATACCGTAGCATGTTATTCTCCACTAAAGATACACTTAAGGAATATGTTTCTGGTGTAGCAGTGCATCCAGAAGTTTTAGATCAGACAACACCTAACGGTTGTGCGCTGCACTGTCAATTACGTAGAAAAGATATACTGGTAGGCGTAACAGTCGATAAGGGTCTAGTTCCCCTGCTGTGTACCTACGGAGAGTACACCACTCAAGGACTGGATGAATTGGCTGGACGTTGCGAAATGTATAAAGATTGTGGTTGTGATTACACCATGTGGAGAGCGCAGTATAATGTTAGCGAGTTTACGCCATCCTATTTAGCCATACTTGAAAATGCAAACACATTAGCTAAATTTGCGGCCATCTCACAATCTAAACGCATGCTGCCCGTTATAGAggtagatataataccggaagAGGATAGCGATTTGGAACGTTTAGAGAAAGTGACTGAAACAGTCTTAGTGTCGGTTTATAAAGCACTTTTCGATCATCATGTTAGTTTGGAAGCGACGATGTTAAAAGTACCCGCGCTACGTCCGGGACCAAAGTGCGAGAAACGCAATTCGCCTGGGCAGATTTCTAGAACCACCTTACGCTTATTAAGGCATGCTGTGCCTCTTTCTGTTGCTG GCATAATTTTGCATGTGGATGGCAAAACCCAAGATAAAAGTTTATGTCAATTAAATGCTTTAGCTAATGATCCATCACCAAAGCCGTGGCCCTTAACATTTTGTATCGATAGCTTAATGCAAGCTTCGTTAATTATGACATGGGCGGGGCAGGATAAAAATGTGGAAAAAACCCAAGAAGATCTTTTGAAGTTATTTCATGCTTTCTCACAAGCTTCTCAAGGGTCATATATCCCAGGCTCAATGAAATCACTAGTCGATCAATGTTACTGCAAAAAggctttgaaaaatttaaaattaacacCGCCACCTCTACCAAATGATTGCATGAAATACTATGAAATTTGTCGCCTGCCTACTGCATTGGCTATGGCGTCGAAAACTGATAAAAACATTGAGTCATCGACACCCGCATCTGCGGTTGATGAGTTATCAGAACCCACCGCTGAGGTAAAGGTCGAAGATCCATCAACATCCATAGCTGAGGCAGAAGTTAAAGAAGAAGAACAATCTTCCACGCCAGTAGAAGACTCTGGTGCAAATGAAGCCTCACCAAATGACTCAGCTCAAAAGTCGGAATCGTAG
- the LOC137244106 gene encoding fructose-bisphosphate aldolase isoform X3 translates to MATYYTYPSRSLVDEMHQIAKELTAPAHGILITDDAPSQLDKQMEMFGLECCEGMRIAYRSMLFSTKDTLKEYVSGVAVHPEVLDQTTPNGCALHCQLRRKDILVGVTVDKGLVPLLCTYGEYTTQGLDELAGRCEMYKDCGCDYTMWRAQYNVSEFTPSYLAILENANTLAKFAAISQSKRMLPVIEVDIIPEEDSDLERLEKVTETVLVSVYKALFDHHVSLEATMLKVPALRPGPKCEKRNSPGQISRTTLRLLRHAVPLSVAGIILHVDGKTQDKSLCQLNALANDPSPKPWPLTFCIDSLMQASLIMTWAGQDKNVEKTQEDLLKLFHAFSQASQGSYIPGSMKSLVDQCYCKKALKNLKLTPPPLPNDCMKYYEICRLPTALAMASKTDKNIESSTPASAVDELSEPTAEVKVEDPSTSIAEAEVKEEEQSSTPVEDSGANEASPNDSAQKSES, encoded by the exons ATGGCCACATATTATACTTATCCTTCGCGCAGCCTAGTAGACGAAATGCACCAAATTGCAAAAGAACTAACAGCACCTGCTCATGGGATTCTCATAACAGACGACGCCCCAAGTCAGTTGGATAAACAAATGGAAATGTTTGGCTTGGAATGCTGTGAAGGGATGCGTATTGCATACCGTAGCATGTTATTCTCCACTAAAGATACACTTAAGGAATATGTTTCTGGTGTAGCAGTGCATCCAGAAGTTTTAGATCAGACAACACCTAACGGTTGTGCGCTGCACTGTCAATTACGTAGAAAAGATATACTGGTAGGCGTAACAGTCGATAAGGGTCTAGTTCCCCTGCTGTGTACCTACGGAGAGTACACCACTCAAGGACTGGATGAATTGGCTGGACGTTGCGAAATGTATAAAGATTGTGGTTGTGATTACACCATGTGGAGAGCGCAGTATAATGTTAGCGAGTTTACGCCATCCTATTTAGCCATACTTGAAAATGCAAACACATTAGCTAAATTTGCGGCCATCTCACAATCTAAACGCATGCTGCCCGTTATAGAggtagatataataccggaagAGGATAGCGATTTGGAACGTTTAGAGAAAGTGACTGAAACAGTCTTAGTGTCGGTTTATAAAGCACTTTTCGATCATCATGTTAGTTTGGAAGCGACGATGTTAAAAGTACCCGCGCTACGTCCGGGACCAAAGTGCGAGAAACGCAATTCGCCTGGGCAGATTTCTAGAACCACCTTACGCTTATTAAGGCATGCTGTGCCTCTTTCTGTTGCTG GCATAATTTTGCATGTGGATGGCAAAACCCAAGATAAAAGTTTATGTCAATTAAATGCTTTAGCTAATGATCCATCACCAAAGCCGTGGCCCTTAACATTTTGTATCGATAGCTTAATGCAAGCTTCGTTAATTATGACATGGGCGGGGCAGGATAAAAATGTGGAAAAAACCCAAGAAGATCTTTTGAAGTTATTTCATGCTTTCTCACAAGCTTCTCAAGGGTCATATATCCCAGGCTCAATGAAATCACTAGTCGATCAATGTTACTGCAAAAAggctttgaaaaatttaaaattaacacCGCCACCTCTACCAAATGATTGCATGAAATACTATGAAATTTGTCGCCTGCCTACTGCATTGGCTATGGCGTCGAAAACTGATAAAAACATTGAGTCATCGACACCCGCATCTGCGGTTGATGAGTTATCAGAACCCACCGCTGAGGTAAAGGTCGAAGATCCATCAACATCCATAGCTGAGGCAGAAGTTAAAGAAGAAGAACAATCTTCCACGCCAGTAGAAGACTCTGGTGCAAATGAAGCCTCACCAAATGACTCAGCTCAAAAGTCGGAATCGTAG